One part of the Bdellovibrio bacteriovorus genome encodes these proteins:
- a CDS encoding thymidine phosphorylase, with translation MAFLPAEIIKIKRNGGVLSYEEINEFILGYARGQIPDYQMSALLMAIFFRGMNTEETLSLTKAMLHSGEVVDFSSVKEFKVDKHSTGGVGDKTSLILGPIVAAAGIPVPMISGRGLGHTGGTLDKLESIPGFNTQKSLPEFIELVHKHKICFIGQTKEICPADKKIYALRDVTATVESLPLICASIMSKKMAEGIDGLVLDVKFGSGAFMKTPVLAEELAVNLMAIAKGYGKKVTALLTNMDQPLGRYAGNSVEVEECVAIMKNEKFIGPAGYDLYEDTRELSLQLSAHMLLLAGVGKNEEESYKIAEDILVSGKAMAKFEELCSIHGGNLKALPKPKHSIEVKSDKAGWVGGFHTESIGVAGILIKAGRAQTTDIIAPTAGIEFHVKVGDEVKVGDTVFTLHGDDKDLLQSALPMLRSAMTISLQKTTKPSLILKTLS, from the coding sequence ATGGCTTTTCTTCCTGCTGAAATTATTAAAATCAAACGCAACGGTGGCGTGCTTTCTTATGAAGAAATCAACGAATTCATCCTGGGCTATGCGCGCGGGCAGATTCCTGATTATCAGATGTCAGCCTTGCTGATGGCGATCTTCTTCCGTGGCATGAACACCGAAGAAACTCTTTCGTTGACGAAAGCCATGCTTCACTCCGGTGAAGTTGTGGATTTTTCTTCCGTAAAAGAATTCAAAGTGGACAAACACTCCACCGGTGGCGTGGGCGACAAGACAAGTTTGATTCTGGGGCCGATCGTGGCCGCCGCCGGCATTCCGGTGCCGATGATTTCCGGCCGTGGCCTGGGTCACACCGGCGGAACCTTGGACAAACTGGAATCCATTCCGGGGTTCAATACGCAAAAGTCCCTGCCTGAATTTATCGAGCTGGTTCACAAACACAAAATCTGCTTCATCGGTCAGACCAAAGAGATCTGCCCGGCTGATAAAAAAATCTATGCGCTTCGTGATGTGACTGCGACGGTAGAAAGCCTGCCGTTGATTTGTGCTTCGATCATGTCCAAGAAAATGGCGGAAGGCATTGATGGCCTGGTGCTGGACGTGAAGTTCGGATCCGGTGCCTTCATGAAAACCCCGGTGCTGGCGGAAGAACTGGCGGTGAACCTGATGGCGATTGCCAAAGGCTACGGCAAAAAAGTCACCGCGTTGCTGACCAATATGGATCAGCCCCTGGGCCGCTATGCCGGCAACTCGGTGGAAGTCGAAGAATGCGTGGCCATCATGAAAAATGAAAAATTCATCGGCCCTGCCGGTTATGATCTTTACGAAGACACTCGTGAACTGAGTCTGCAACTTTCTGCGCACATGCTGCTTTTGGCGGGTGTTGGCAAGAACGAAGAAGAATCCTACAAGATTGCTGAAGACATTCTGGTGTCCGGTAAAGCGATGGCGAAGTTTGAAGAACTTTGCTCCATCCACGGTGGCAATTTGAAGGCCCTGCCAAAACCGAAACATTCCATCGAAGTCAAATCTGACAAAGCCGGCTGGGTGGGTGGCTTCCACACCGAAAGCATTGGCGTTGCGGGCATCTTGATCAAGGCGGGTCGCGCACAAACCACGGACATCATTGCCCCAACTGCGGGCATCGAATTCCATGTGAAAGTGGGTGATGAAGTGAAGGTCGGCGACACTGTGTTTACATTGCATGGCGACGACAAAGATCTGCTGCAATCAGCTCTGCCGATGCTTCGTTCAGCAATGACAATTTCCTTGCAAAAGACGACAAAGCCTAGTTTGATACTCA
- the deoC gene encoding deoxyribose-phosphate aldolase: MQLSRYIDHTLLKPEAQTAQIEKLCAEAKEHNFFSVCVNTSYVKTCAELLKGSSVKVCCVVGFPLGAMDTASKAFETKTAIANGAQEIDMVIQIGALKDRRLNYVRDDIKAVVQAAAGHTVKVIIETSLLNQEDKTLACKAALEAGAHFVKTSTGFGGGGATVDDVKLMKSVVGSSMEVKASGGIKDAQQAKAMIDAGATRLGTSSGITIIQGGSVQGGY, from the coding sequence GTGCAACTAAGTCGTTACATTGACCATACTCTTTTAAAGCCTGAAGCCCAAACCGCCCAGATCGAAAAGCTGTGCGCGGAAGCCAAAGAGCACAACTTCTTCTCTGTCTGCGTGAACACGTCCTATGTGAAAACCTGCGCTGAACTTTTGAAAGGCTCTTCTGTGAAAGTCTGCTGCGTGGTGGGCTTTCCTTTGGGTGCCATGGACACGGCCAGCAAAGCCTTTGAAACCAAAACGGCCATCGCCAACGGCGCGCAGGAAATCGACATGGTCATTCAGATCGGCGCACTGAAAGACCGCCGTCTGAACTATGTTCGTGACGACATCAAGGCCGTGGTTCAGGCAGCGGCTGGTCACACCGTGAAAGTCATCATCGAAACTTCGTTGCTGAATCAGGAAGACAAAACCCTGGCGTGCAAGGCAGCCCTGGAAGCCGGAGCACATTTTGTTAAGACCTCCACCGGCTTCGGGGGCGGCGGCGCCACGGTGGATGATGTGAAACTGATGAAGTCCGTTGTGGGCTCATCCATGGAAGTCAAAGCTTCCGGCGGCATCAAAGATGCCCAACAAGCAAAAGCAATGATCGACGCTGGAGCCACCCGTCTTGGCACAAGCTCAGGGATCACAATTATTCAAGGCGGCTCTGTACAAGGTGGTTACTAA
- a CDS encoding type IV pilus twitching motility protein PilT → MATIDELFKLMVEQGASDLHITSGAAPYLRLHGNMVPLNYRELTNQDVQGLLFEILSEKQKKAFVEKWELDFAYTLSGIGRFRCNIFMQRKGLGAVMRIIPEKIKTAQELGLPPAVMDMIDCDRGLILVTGPTGSGKSTTLAAMIHQINMTREAHIITVEDPIEFVHPNLKSLVNQREVGSHTKSFANALKAALREDPDILLVGELRDLETISLALTAAETGHIVFGTLHTNSAAKTIDRIIDVFPAGQQQQIRTMLAESLRGVVAQTLFSRADGQGRVAAYEIMRNTKAISNLVREGKVHQIPSAMQTGATQGMVLFEKYIEDLVRKGKVSAADAKTFLGQAGGGDTSVQPGATMAGGTPRTKVG, encoded by the coding sequence ATGGCAACAATTGATGAATTGTTCAAACTCATGGTGGAACAAGGTGCCTCCGACTTGCATATCACAAGTGGAGCCGCCCCTTATTTGCGCCTGCATGGAAACATGGTTCCATTGAACTATCGCGAGCTCACAAATCAGGACGTACAGGGACTGCTGTTTGAGATTCTTTCTGAAAAGCAGAAAAAAGCTTTCGTGGAAAAATGGGAACTGGATTTCGCCTACACTTTGTCAGGTATCGGGCGTTTCCGTTGCAATATCTTTATGCAGCGTAAAGGCCTTGGCGCCGTTATGCGTATCATCCCGGAAAAAATCAAAACCGCCCAAGAACTGGGATTGCCTCCGGCCGTGATGGACATGATCGATTGCGATCGTGGTCTGATTCTTGTCACCGGTCCGACAGGTTCTGGTAAGTCCACAACTCTGGCGGCGATGATTCACCAAATTAACATGACCCGTGAAGCCCACATCATCACGGTGGAAGACCCGATCGAGTTCGTTCACCCGAATTTGAAATCTTTGGTCAATCAGCGTGAGGTGGGAAGCCACACCAAAAGTTTCGCCAACGCCCTGAAAGCGGCCCTGCGTGAAGACCCGGATATTCTGCTGGTGGGTGAGCTTCGTGACCTAGAAACAATTTCTTTGGCACTGACTGCTGCCGAAACAGGTCATATCGTTTTCGGAACCCTGCACACCAACAGTGCGGCGAAAACCATCGATCGTATCATTGACGTATTCCCTGCCGGTCAACAGCAACAGATCCGAACGATGCTGGCTGAATCCCTGCGCGGAGTTGTCGCTCAGACCCTGTTCTCCCGCGCGGACGGACAAGGTCGTGTGGCGGCTTACGAGATCATGAGAAACACCAAAGCCATCTCGAACTTGGTTCGTGAAGGTAAAGTCCACCAGATCCCATCTGCCATGCAGACCGGTGCCACTCAAGGTATGGTTCTGTTTGAAAAGTACATTGAGGATCTGGTTCGTAAGGGTAAAGTTTCCGCAGCCGATGCCAAGACCTTCCTGGGTCAGGCCGGTGGTGGCGACACCAGCGTACAGCCAGGGGCGACCATGGCTGGCGGCACCCCACGCACCAAAGTGGGCTAA
- a CDS encoding Rne/Rng family ribonuclease, giving the protein MSAEILINVRPQETRVAYVDGGILTDLKIERKTSPTLVGSIHRGTVIRVLPGMQAAFVDIGLEKAAFLYVGDIREDVDDNFLSAVDREEPMDEGDDDKPLTHANKTPIQDLVKEGQSILVQVSKDPLGTKGARLTTHLSLPGRFVVFLPTVRHLGISRRIEDEGERERLRKLVQKINPSGGVIVRTAGDGASEEMLKADIEYLDRLSKEIFKNYEKKKTPGPLHTELDVELRALRDLMSEDVTSVWVDDVEIHKKVVKFVSQFMPKYKQNIVLYEEKKPLFDLYDIDIEISRSMERKIWLKSGGYIVIDEAEALVVIDVNTGKFVGKKDLEDTILKTNLEAVRETAHQLRVRNCGGIIIIDFIDMEKESHREKVLEALAEELARDRARTNIVSMSQLGLVEMTRKRIRPSLIKTLCEPCSYCEGKGYIKRKSTVANEIFRELERDADMLINKKTNVVIHCHSEVVDWIYEVEGESLEGIEKKLGRSVAFKIEPNYHLEQYEIFFV; this is encoded by the coding sequence GTGTCTGCTGAAATTCTGATTAACGTTCGACCACAAGAGACACGTGTAGCCTATGTTGACGGCGGGATCCTGACCGATTTGAAAATTGAACGAAAAACGTCCCCCACCTTGGTCGGGTCCATCCATCGGGGCACGGTGATTCGTGTTCTTCCGGGCATGCAGGCGGCGTTTGTGGATATTGGTCTGGAAAAAGCAGCATTCCTGTATGTCGGGGATATCCGCGAAGACGTCGATGACAACTTCCTTTCCGCGGTGGACCGTGAAGAGCCGATGGATGAAGGGGATGACGACAAGCCGCTGACTCACGCAAATAAAACTCCGATTCAGGATCTAGTGAAAGAAGGCCAGAGCATTCTGGTTCAGGTTTCCAAGGATCCGCTGGGCACCAAGGGAGCACGTTTGACGACGCACCTGTCCCTGCCAGGCCGTTTCGTGGTGTTTTTGCCGACGGTGCGCCACCTGGGTATTTCCCGTCGTATCGAAGACGAAGGCGAGCGCGAGCGCCTAAGAAAACTGGTTCAGAAAATCAATCCTTCCGGTGGCGTGATCGTAAGAACCGCCGGGGATGGGGCTTCGGAAGAGATGTTGAAAGCCGACATCGAGTATCTGGATCGTTTGAGCAAAGAGATTTTCAAAAACTACGAAAAGAAAAAAACGCCGGGTCCGCTGCACACCGAACTTGATGTCGAGCTGCGCGCCCTTCGTGATCTGATGAGTGAGGACGTCACGAGCGTCTGGGTCGATGACGTTGAGATTCACAAAAAAGTTGTGAAGTTCGTGTCCCAGTTCATGCCCAAGTACAAACAAAACATCGTGCTTTATGAAGAGAAAAAGCCGTTGTTTGACCTGTACGACATCGATATTGAGATCTCCCGCTCGATGGAGCGCAAGATCTGGCTTAAATCCGGCGGTTACATCGTGATCGATGAAGCCGAAGCCCTGGTGGTTATCGACGTGAACACCGGTAAGTTCGTCGGTAAAAAAGATCTGGAAGACACCATCTTAAAAACCAATCTGGAAGCGGTTCGCGAGACCGCGCACCAACTGCGTGTGCGTAACTGCGGCGGCATTATCATCATCGACTTTATCGATATGGAAAAAGAATCCCACCGCGAAAAAGTTCTGGAGGCCTTGGCCGAAGAACTGGCGCGCGACCGTGCCCGCACCAACATCGTTTCCATGTCCCAGTTGGGCTTGGTGGAAATGACCCGTAAGCGCATCCGCCCAAGTCTGATCAAGACTTTGTGTGAACCGTGCTCTTACTGTGAAGGTAAAGGCTACATCAAACGCAAATCCACGGTGGCCAATGAAATCTTCCGTGAACTTGAGCGTGACGCTGACATGCTGATCAATAAAAAAACCAACGTGGTCATTCATTGTCACAGTGAAGTGGTGGACTGGATCTACGAAGTCGAAGGCGAAAGCCTGGAAGGCATCGAAAAGAAACTGGGCCGCTCTGTCGCGTTCAAAATCGAACCAAATTATCACCTAGAACAATACGAAATCTTCTTCGTCTAG
- the rplU gene encoding 50S ribosomal protein L21, which produces MYAIIRTGGKQYKVQAGDVVQVDKLEQALGAEFEINEVLMVGGESTAVGQPLVKGAKVTVVVTKQAKTRKEIVFKKKRRQGYRKFATHKQEFTELFVKAISFDGKTAKSDEAATVVDVKAVRAEKAQARVAARKERAANKGTAEVVKKAAKKVAKKKVAKKAVKKTGTKFHLGNNVKMGRDYTIYSVVEGLVKFERFSKERFKVSVYPKAV; this is translated from the coding sequence ATGTACGCGATTATTCGTACTGGCGGGAAACAATATAAAGTTCAAGCTGGTGACGTAGTTCAGGTTGATAAACTTGAACAAGCACTTGGTGCAGAGTTTGAAATCAACGAAGTTTTGATGGTTGGTGGTGAGTCCACTGCTGTTGGTCAACCTCTTGTTAAAGGTGCGAAAGTAACTGTTGTTGTTACTAAACAAGCTAAGACAAGAAAAGAGATCGTCTTCAAAAAGAAGCGTCGTCAAGGTTACAGAAAGTTCGCAACTCACAAACAAGAGTTCACCGAGCTGTTTGTTAAAGCAATTTCCTTCGATGGAAAAACTGCTAAATCTGATGAAGCAGCAACTGTTGTTGACGTGAAAGCAGTTCGTGCTGAAAAAGCACAAGCTCGCGTAGCAGCTCGTAAAGAGCGCGCAGCGAACAAAGGTACTGCAGAAGTTGTAAAAAAAGCGGCTAAAAAAGTAGCGAAAAAGAAAGTTGCGAAAAAAGCAGTTAAAAAGACTGGTACTAAATTCCACTTGGGTAACAACGTAAAAATGGGTCGCGACTACACTATCTATTCTGTAGTTGAAGGTCTTGTTAAATTTGAACGTTTCTCCAAAGAGCGTTTCAAAGTTAGCGTTTATCCTAAAGCTGTTTAA
- the nadD gene encoding nicotinate (nicotinamide) nucleotide adenylyltransferase — translation MKIGIFGGSFNPPHMGHINAIQTVAKKAGLGKVHIIPAAQNPLKTPVEGPTPEQRVELTRLAFAQYGETYFVDDQEIKRGGMSYTVDTVMNLRKSYDANDLYLVVGADKFEELAQWKDYQKILTEANLIVTTRPGYDMPESLEEMPGFLKPLVAEFDFNFIELNTGRNIQFITLRDVEVSSSEVRKWLRSGKPVEKYLPLSVESYIKEHKLYRNLGDRIGDYKKFTAFCADVLFAKKGINVRGFDLTSMSAPSEYTLIASGTSTRHAAAMAENIVMAVKEEYNVHPQSIEGVDEGRWVLVDYGSLIIHVFYDFVRQEYSLENLWREGKDMGLKDPYVGKGEQ, via the coding sequence ATGAAAATAGGTATTTTCGGAGGCAGTTTCAACCCTCCACACATGGGTCACATCAACGCCATTCAAACCGTAGCGAAGAAAGCCGGTTTGGGCAAAGTTCACATCATCCCTGCGGCTCAGAATCCTCTGAAAACTCCGGTGGAAGGTCCAACGCCTGAACAGCGTGTGGAACTGACTCGTCTGGCGTTTGCCCAGTACGGTGAAACTTACTTCGTGGACGATCAGGAAATCAAACGTGGTGGCATGAGCTACACAGTTGATACCGTGATGAATCTGCGCAAATCCTATGATGCCAACGACCTTTACCTGGTTGTGGGCGCAGATAAATTTGAAGAGCTGGCTCAATGGAAGGACTATCAAAAGATCCTGACCGAGGCGAATCTGATTGTCACAACCCGCCCGGGTTACGACATGCCGGAATCTCTGGAAGAGATGCCGGGTTTCCTGAAGCCCCTGGTTGCAGAATTTGATTTCAACTTCATCGAACTGAACACGGGCCGCAACATCCAGTTCATCACTTTGCGTGATGTGGAAGTTTCCTCCAGCGAAGTTCGTAAATGGCTTCGTTCCGGCAAGCCGGTTGAAAAATACCTGCCATTGTCTGTTGAATCCTACATCAAGGAACACAAGCTTTACCGCAATCTGGGTGACCGTATTGGGGACTACAAAAAGTTCACCGCGTTCTGCGCCGATGTTCTGTTTGCGAAAAAAGGCATCAACGTCCGTGGTTTTGACCTGACTTCCATGTCGGCTCCAAGTGAATACACTTTGATCGCGTCCGGTACCTCCACCCGTCATGCGGCGGCGATGGCGGAAAACATCGTGATGGCGGTGAAAGAGGAATACAACGTACACCCACAAAGCATCGAGGGTGTGGACGAGGGCCGCTGGGTTCTTGTCGATTACGGTTCTTTGATCATCCACGTCTTCTACGACTTCGTTCGCCAGGAATACAGCCTGGAAAACCTGTGGAGAGAAGGCAAAGACATGGGATTGAAAGATCCTTATGTTGGCAAGGGTGAGCAGTAG
- a CDS encoding 23S rRNA (pseudouridine(1915)-N(3))-methyltransferase RlmH: MKFILYNLATAKEAWADEVSELYKKKISFFIPFDIQSLKAKKSAREDADFKRSEESDLILKNINSDDYVVLFDERGSVLDSIQFSKKVENILGSSKKRAIFIIGGAFGVNEDVRKRADLKVALSPMVMNHLMAQAMSLEQIYRAFTIIKKIPYHNI, encoded by the coding sequence ATGAAGTTCATTTTGTACAACCTCGCAACGGCCAAGGAAGCCTGGGCGGACGAGGTCAGCGAGTTGTACAAGAAGAAGATTTCCTTCTTCATTCCCTTCGACATTCAGTCACTAAAAGCCAAAAAGTCCGCGCGTGAAGACGCGGACTTTAAGCGCAGCGAAGAATCCGATTTAATCCTTAAAAATATCAACAGCGACGACTATGTCGTGCTCTTTGACGAGCGCGGGTCCGTGCTGGATTCGATTCAGTTTTCAAAAAAAGTGGAAAACATTCTGGGAAGCTCCAAGAAGCGCGCGATTTTCATTATTGGCGGCGCTTTCGGAGTCAATGAAGACGTCCGTAAACGTGCGGACCTGAAGGTGGCTTTATCGCCCATGGTGATGAATCATCTGATGGCCCAGGCGATGAGCTTGGAGCAAATCTACCGGGCCTTTACGATCATCAAAAAAATCCCGTACCACAATATCTAG
- a CDS encoding protein-glutamine glutaminase family protein gives MRAFFVSLMILSASATAVAGLSSIRHSGESFEAARQRSTPVWELFGRNSYPDRMKKPMKELNIQEIPDVGSYADLEREFKYVRDTRFITDAEPFARRLTWMYPDDGCYARAEMAATELIEHHFTTPKKIFVFGNLYAPTQNAPGGSVSWWYHVAVTYRVGNDVYVFDPAINPEKPVTLVEWNKAVGGEKSQVQYTICSHKTFDPGSDCLNPRALTEQEAISEQKSFLSLEWNRLLDLDRDPEKELGNEPPWL, from the coding sequence ATGAGGGCATTTTTCGTTTCGTTGATGATTCTGTCTGCTTCCGCCACGGCCGTGGCCGGTCTTTCTTCCATCCGACACTCTGGTGAATCTTTTGAGGCTGCCCGCCAGCGCAGCACTCCGGTGTGGGAACTCTTCGGTCGCAACAGCTATCCTGATCGCATGAAAAAACCCATGAAAGAGCTGAACATCCAGGAGATTCCCGATGTGGGTTCTTACGCGGATCTTGAGCGTGAATTCAAATACGTTCGCGACACCCGCTTCATCACCGATGCAGAACCCTTTGCCCGCCGCCTGACCTGGATGTATCCGGACGATGGCTGTTATGCCCGCGCCGAAATGGCCGCCACCGAGCTGATTGAACATCACTTCACAACACCGAAGAAAATTTTTGTCTTCGGAAACTTGTATGCGCCGACTCAGAACGCACCGGGCGGTTCCGTTTCCTGGTGGTATCACGTCGCAGTTACTTACCGCGTGGGTAACGACGTTTATGTTTTTGATCCAGCCATCAATCCGGAAAAACCCGTGACACTGGTTGAATGGAACAAAGCCGTCGGTGGCGAAAAAAGCCAGGTGCAATACACCATCTGCTCCCACAAAACATTTGATCCGGGTTCAGACTGCCTGAATCCACGGGCCCTGACAGAACAAGAGGCGATCTCGGAGCAAAAGAGCTTCCTAAGCCTTGAATGGAACCGCCTGCTGGATCTGGACCGTGATCCGGAAAAAGAACTGGGTAACGAGCCACCTTGGCTCTAG
- a CDS encoding ComF family protein has translation MLKTLKTRLSACLHCGSFQVEQAGLCVPCHEVLNHYPHRARRRQDWLRALYSWNPGESDLLSALVLSLKGRHNKAGWEHFARKMVQQQVPRLSGGRRLHFVPAPSKSGAEDHASLFARALAAHMGGVFNPCLRKASSGKQRRSDRGERALIAMELVEKNTELSINSTDILWIFVDDILTTGSTARAARLALGSPPHFEVWVLAERGLSCGASTDMLQNPHA, from the coding sequence GTGTTGAAAACCCTTAAGACCCGACTGTCCGCCTGTCTGCATTGCGGATCGTTTCAGGTGGAACAGGCGGGCCTGTGTGTTCCCTGCCATGAGGTGCTGAATCATTACCCGCATCGCGCGCGCCGACGGCAGGATTGGCTGAGGGCTCTATATTCTTGGAATCCCGGGGAAAGTGATCTGTTGTCAGCACTGGTGCTCAGTTTGAAAGGCCGGCATAACAAGGCGGGGTGGGAGCACTTTGCCCGGAAGATGGTGCAGCAGCAGGTGCCCCGTCTTTCCGGCGGGCGAAGGTTGCACTTTGTTCCTGCTCCGTCGAAGTCCGGTGCTGAAGATCATGCTTCACTTTTTGCCCGGGCGCTGGCAGCGCACATGGGTGGTGTTTTTAACCCGTGTCTTCGTAAAGCCTCGTCAGGAAAACAAAGGCGGTCCGACCGGGGAGAGCGGGCTCTGATCGCCATGGAGCTGGTTGAAAAAAATACAGAGCTGTCTATAAACTCGACAGACATCCTCTGGATCTTTGTCGACGACATCCTAACCACCGGCTCTACAGCGCGCGCCGCCCGGCTGGCGCTCGGGAGTCCCCCTCACTTTGAAGTTTGGGTCTTGGCAGAGAGGGGCCTCTCTTGCGGAGCGTCCACGGATATGCTACAAAACCCGCATGCTTAG
- a CDS encoding LolA family protein, producing MLRSTLSLVLTFLFSLSAMAAVTGNGALQKVAKKYRTTKLVEMNVEKTVKSELLGKETKYDGKIYLANGKFRWENTKPEETLLVFDGKTIWSVQVPPKEFGGPVQVAKGIVDKKTKSHILISSLLGEDLNKNFKILKEEKDGELVNIEVQPLNDGLTVKSLKLTVKSKDNTLQTISYLDDIGNLTTMKFSDVKFLKKENKKLFKYQPPKDAQVTDL from the coding sequence ATGCTTAGATCGACTCTTTCCCTGGTCCTGACATTCCTGTTTTCTTTGAGTGCTATGGCGGCCGTCACCGGCAACGGCGCTCTTCAGAAAGTCGCAAAAAAATACCGCACCACCAAGCTTGTGGAAATGAATGTGGAAAAGACTGTGAAGTCTGAACTGCTTGGCAAAGAAACCAAGTACGACGGCAAGATCTATCTGGCGAACGGAAAGTTCCGCTGGGAAAACACCAAGCCGGAAGAAACTCTGCTGGTGTTCGACGGTAAAACCATCTGGAGCGTGCAGGTGCCGCCAAAAGAATTCGGCGGACCGGTGCAGGTGGCAAAGGGCATCGTCGACAAAAAGACGAAATCCCATATCCTGATTTCCTCTTTGCTGGGCGAGGATCTGAACAAGAACTTCAAGATCCTGAAAGAGGAAAAAGACGGGGAGCTGGTCAACATCGAAGTGCAGCCGCTGAATGACGGCCTGACCGTGAAATCCCTGAAGCTGACTGTGAAGTCCAAGGACAACACTCTGCAGACGATTTCCTACCTGGACGATATCGGAAACCTGACGACCATGAAGTTTTCCGATGTGAAGTTCCTGAAAAAAGAAAATAAGAAACTGTTCAAATATCAACCGCCAAAAGATGCACAGGTAACCGACCTATGA